One genomic segment of Streptomyces sp. RKND-216 includes these proteins:
- a CDS encoding ATP-binding cassette domain-containing protein, with protein MSYAIQAEGLAKRFKETEALAGVDLAARTGTVLGLLGPNGAGKTTAVRIFATLLRPDAGRATVAGHDVVREAGLVRSLVGLTGQYAAVDENLTGTENLLLIGRLLGISRREAKARAAELLERFQLSDAAGRAVKTFSGGMRRRLDLAASLVGRPRVLFLDEPTTGLDPHSRGELWDMLRGLVAEGVTALLTTQYLEEADRLADEIVVIDKGRVIADGTPDELKSAVGGQVLQLRPVQASDLATAAALVAEAAGPQTQIEGEFITAPVMEPELMPAVVRRLDQEGIAVGELALRRSSLDEVFLALTGHRAEPETQKDEEAAAEESLAEPVESAS; from the coding sequence ATGAGTTACGCGATCCAGGCCGAGGGCCTGGCCAAGCGGTTCAAGGAGACGGAGGCGCTCGCCGGGGTGGACCTGGCGGCCCGCACCGGGACGGTGCTCGGCCTGCTGGGCCCCAACGGCGCCGGAAAGACGACCGCCGTCCGCATCTTCGCGACGCTGCTCCGCCCCGACGCCGGCCGGGCCACGGTCGCCGGCCACGACGTGGTGCGCGAGGCCGGCCTCGTCCGCTCGCTCGTCGGCCTCACCGGCCAGTACGCCGCGGTCGACGAGAACCTCACGGGCACGGAGAACCTCCTCCTCATCGGCCGCCTCCTCGGCATATCGCGGCGTGAGGCGAAGGCGCGGGCCGCCGAGCTGCTGGAGCGGTTCCAGTTGAGCGACGCGGCCGGCCGCGCCGTGAAGACGTTCTCCGGCGGCATGCGCAGGCGCCTCGACCTGGCGGCCAGCCTCGTCGGAAGGCCGCGGGTCCTCTTCCTCGACGAGCCGACCACCGGCCTCGACCCGCACAGCCGCGGAGAGCTGTGGGACATGCTGCGCGGCCTGGTGGCCGAGGGCGTCACCGCGCTGCTCACCACCCAGTACCTGGAGGAGGCCGACCGGCTCGCCGACGAGATCGTGGTCATCGACAAGGGCCGGGTCATCGCCGACGGCACGCCCGACGAGCTGAAGTCGGCCGTCGGCGGGCAGGTGCTCCAGTTGCGGCCGGTGCAGGCCTCCGACCTCGCCACCGCCGCCGCCCTGGTCGCCGAGGCGGCCGGTCCGCAGACCCAGATCGAGGGCGAGTTCATCACCGCGCCGGTGATGGAGCCGGAGCTGATGCCGGCCGTGGTCCGGCGGCTGGACCAGGAGGGGATCGCCGTCGGAGAGCTGGCGCTGCGCCGCTCCTCCCTGGACGAGGTGTTCCTGGCGCTCACCGGCCACCGGGCCGAGCCGGAAACGCAGAAGGACGAGGAAGCCGCCGCCGAGGAGTCCCTTGCCGAGCCCGTGGAGAGTGCGTCATGA
- the glmM gene encoding phosphoglucosamine mutase — protein MGRLFGTDGVRGVANEDLTAEMALGLSVAAAHVLAEAGTFEGHRPVAVVGRDPRASGEFLEAAVVAGLASAGVDVLRVGVLPTPAVAYLTGSLGADLGVMLSASHNPMPDNGVKFFARGGHKLADELEDRIETKYREHASGEPWDRPTGAGVGRVRDYDEGFDNYVAHLVGVLPNRLDGLKVVIDGAHGAAARVSPEAFARAGAEVVVTLGTEPDGLNINDECGSTHLDGLRAAVAAHGADLGVAHDGDADRCLAVDADGNEIDGDQILAVLGLAMKEAGTLRGGTVVATVMSNLGFKLAMKREGVELVQTAVGDRYVLEEMKRNGFTLGGEQSGHVIVLDHATTGDGTLTGLLLAARVAATGRTLTDLASVMERLPQVLVNVRDVDKARVGTSAELATAVQEAERELGETGRVLLRSSGTEPLVRVMVEAPELDVARDVADRLADAVKRSLG, from the coding sequence GTGGGACGACTCTTCGGTACGGACGGGGTGCGCGGCGTCGCCAACGAGGACCTGACGGCCGAGATGGCACTCGGCCTGTCGGTCGCGGCGGCGCACGTGCTCGCCGAGGCGGGGACGTTCGAGGGGCACCGCCCGGTGGCGGTGGTCGGACGGGACCCGCGCGCGTCCGGGGAGTTCCTGGAGGCCGCCGTGGTGGCCGGGCTGGCCAGCGCCGGCGTCGACGTGCTGCGGGTCGGCGTGCTGCCGACGCCCGCGGTCGCCTACCTCACCGGCTCGCTCGGCGCGGACCTCGGCGTGATGCTCTCCGCCAGCCACAATCCGATGCCGGACAACGGCGTCAAGTTCTTCGCGCGTGGCGGTCACAAGCTCGCGGACGAGCTCGAGGACCGTATCGAGACCAAGTACCGCGAGCACGCCTCCGGCGAGCCGTGGGACCGCCCCACCGGGGCCGGCGTCGGCCGCGTCCGCGACTACGACGAGGGCTTCGACAACTACGTCGCCCACCTCGTCGGCGTGCTCCCCAACCGCCTCGACGGCCTCAAGGTCGTCATCGACGGCGCGCACGGCGCGGCCGCCCGTGTCTCTCCCGAGGCGTTCGCCCGCGCCGGCGCGGAGGTCGTCGTCACGCTCGGCACCGAGCCCGACGGCCTCAACATCAACGACGAGTGCGGCTCCACGCACCTGGACGGCCTGCGCGCCGCGGTCGCCGCGCACGGCGCGGATCTGGGCGTCGCCCACGACGGCGACGCCGACCGCTGCCTGGCCGTCGACGCCGACGGCAACGAGATCGACGGCGACCAGATCCTCGCCGTCCTCGGCCTCGCCATGAAGGAGGCCGGCACGCTCCGCGGCGGGACCGTCGTCGCGACCGTCATGTCCAACCTCGGCTTCAAGCTGGCGATGAAGCGGGAGGGCGTCGAACTCGTCCAGACCGCCGTCGGCGACCGCTACGTGCTGGAGGAGATGAAGCGGAACGGCTTTACCCTCGGCGGCGAGCAGTCCGGCCACGTCATCGTCCTGGACCACGCCACCACCGGCGACGGTACGCTGACCGGCCTGTTGCTGGCCGCCCGCGTCGCGGCCACCGGTCGTACGCTGACCGACCTCGCGTCCGTCATGGAACGGCTCCCGCAGGTGCTGGTCAACGTGCGGGACGTGGACAAGGCCCGCGTCGGCACGTCGGCAGAGCTCGCGACGGCTGTCCAGGAGGCCGAGCGCGAGCTCGGCGAAACCGGGCGCGTGCTGCTGCGGTCCTCCGGCACGGAGCCGCTGGTGCGCGTCATGGTCGAGGCTCCCGAGCTGGACGTCGCCCGCGACGTCGCCGACCGTCTCGCCGACGCCGTCAAGCGCTCCCTCGGCTGA
- the rpsI gene encoding 30S ribosomal protein S9 has translation MAETTPEAPVEDVQEYTTETPEAPAEYTSESLASSFGEPQPAAGTGRRKNAIARVRIIPGSGKWKINGRTLEGYFPNKVHQQEVNEPFKVLELDDRYDVVARIAGGGISGQAGALRLGVARALNEADVDNNRGPLKKAGFLTRDARAVERKKAGLKKARKGTQYSKR, from the coding sequence GTGGCCGAGACCACCCCTGAGGCCCCTGTCGAGGACGTGCAGGAGTACACCACCGAGACCCCCGAGGCCCCGGCGGAGTACACCTCCGAATCCCTGGCGTCCAGCTTCGGCGAGCCGCAGCCGGCCGCCGGCACCGGTCGCCGCAAGAACGCCATCGCCCGCGTCCGGATCATCCCGGGCAGCGGCAAGTGGAAGATCAACGGTCGCACCCTCGAGGGCTACTTCCCCAACAAGGTGCACCAGCAGGAAGTCAACGAGCCCTTCAAGGTGCTCGAGCTCGACGACCGCTACGACGTCGTGGCCCGCATCGCGGGCGGCGGCATCTCCGGTCAGGCCGGTGCGCTGCGCCTCGGCGTGGCCCGTGCCCTCAACGAGGCGGACGTGGACAACAACCGCGGCCCGCTCAAGAAGGCCGGCTTCCTGACCCGTGACGCCCGCGCCGTCGAGCGCAAGAAGGCCGGTCTGAAGAAGGCCCGCAAGGGCACGCAGTACAGCAAGCGCTGA
- the rplM gene encoding 50S ribosomal protein L13: MRTYSPKPGDVQRQWHVIDAQDVVLGRLATQAATLLRGKHKPVYAPHVDTGDFVIVINADKVHLSGNKRTQKMAYRHSGYPGGLRSVRYDELLEKSPEKAVEKAVKGMLPKNTLGRQMLSKLKVYAGDQHPHAAQQPVPFEISQVAQ; this comes from the coding sequence GTGCGTACGTACAGCCCCAAGCCCGGCGACGTTCAGCGCCAGTGGCACGTCATCGACGCCCAGGACGTCGTCCTGGGCCGGCTCGCCACTCAGGCCGCCACCCTTCTGAGGGGTAAGCACAAGCCGGTTTACGCGCCCCACGTCGACACTGGTGACTTCGTCATCGTCATCAACGCCGACAAGGTGCACCTGTCCGGCAACAAGCGGACCCAGAAGATGGCCTACCGCCACTCCGGCTACCCGGGCGGTCTGCGGTCCGTCCGCTACGACGAGCTGCTGGAGAAGAGCCCCGAGAAGGCCGTCGAGAAGGCCGTCAAGGGCATGCTCCCGAAGAACACCCTGGGCCGCCAGATGCTCTCGAAGCTGAAGGTCTACGCGGGTGACCAGCACCCGCACGCGGCCCAGCAGCCCGTTCCGTTCGAGATCAGCCAGGTCGCGCAGTAA
- a CDS encoding ATP-binding cassette domain-containing protein encodes MGHVEAAHVEYFLPDGRMLLADASFRVGEGASVALVGANGAGKTTLLRLISGELTPHGGTVTVSGGLGVMPQFVGSVRDDRTVRDLLVSVSPPRIRTAARAVDEAEHAIMTVDDEAAQMAYAQALADWAEAQGYEAETLWDVCTTAALGVPYEKAQWRKVTTLSGGEQKRLVLELLLRGTEEVLLLDEPDNYLDVPGKRWLEEQLRETRKTVLFISHDRELLARAADKIVSVEPSPAGSDVWVHGGGFGTYHQARRERFARFEELRRRWDEQHAQLKRLVNMYKQKAAFNSDMASRLQAARTRLRKFEEAGPPQEPPREQDIRMRLRGGRTGVRAVTCEQLELTGLMQPFDLEVFYGERVAVLGSNGSGKSHFLRLLAGDPEHPVSHTGRWRLGARVVPGHFAQTHAHPELEGRRLRDILWEEYARDRGTAMNALRRYELTAQAEQPFDKLSGGQQARFQILLLELAGTTALLLDEPTDNLDLESAEALQEGLERYEGTVLAVTHDRWFARSFDRFLVFGSDGRLREAPEPVWDEGRVARVR; translated from the coding sequence ATGGGACACGTCGAGGCGGCACATGTGGAGTACTTCCTTCCGGACGGGAGGATGCTGCTCGCCGACGCCTCGTTCCGCGTCGGCGAGGGCGCGTCGGTCGCGCTGGTCGGGGCGAACGGCGCCGGCAAGACGACCCTGCTGCGCCTGATCTCCGGCGAGCTGACTCCGCACGGCGGCACGGTCACCGTCTCCGGCGGACTCGGCGTGATGCCGCAGTTCGTCGGGTCGGTCAGGGACGACCGGACCGTGCGCGACCTGCTGGTCTCCGTCTCCCCGCCCCGCATCCGCACCGCCGCCCGCGCCGTGGACGAGGCGGAGCACGCGATCATGACCGTGGACGACGAGGCCGCCCAGATGGCGTACGCGCAGGCGCTCGCCGACTGGGCCGAGGCGCAGGGCTACGAGGCCGAGACGTTGTGGGACGTGTGCACCACCGCCGCCCTGGGCGTGCCGTACGAGAAGGCGCAGTGGCGCAAGGTGACCACGCTCTCCGGCGGAGAGCAGAAGCGCCTCGTCCTGGAGCTGCTGCTGCGCGGCACCGAGGAGGTGCTGCTGCTCGACGAGCCGGACAACTACCTCGACGTCCCCGGCAAGCGCTGGCTGGAGGAGCAGCTCCGGGAGACCCGCAAGACGGTGCTCTTCATCTCCCACGACCGGGAGCTGCTGGCCCGCGCCGCGGACAAGATCGTCAGCGTGGAGCCCAGCCCGGCCGGGAGTGACGTGTGGGTGCACGGCGGCGGCTTCGGCACGTATCACCAGGCGCGGCGCGAGCGGTTCGCCCGCTTCGAGGAGTTGCGCCGCCGCTGGGACGAGCAGCACGCCCAGCTCAAGCGGCTCGTGAACATGTACAAGCAGAAGGCGGCCTTCAACTCCGACATGGCCTCCCGTCTCCAGGCCGCCCGCACCCGGCTGCGGAAGTTCGAGGAGGCCGGCCCGCCGCAGGAGCCCCCGCGCGAGCAGGACATCCGAATGCGGCTGCGCGGCGGCCGCACCGGCGTACGCGCGGTCACCTGCGAGCAGCTGGAGCTGACCGGGCTGATGCAGCCGTTCGACCTGGAGGTCTTCTACGGCGAGCGGGTCGCCGTGCTCGGGTCGAACGGCTCCGGCAAGTCGCATTTCCTGCGGTTGCTCGCGGGGGACCCCGAGCACCCGGTCTCCCACACGGGGCGCTGGCGGCTGGGCGCCCGCGTCGTCCCGGGGCACTTCGCGCAGACTCACGCGCACCCGGAACTGGAGGGCCGCCGACTGCGGGACATCCTGTGGGAGGAGTACGCCCGCGACCGGGGCACGGCGATGAACGCGCTGCGCCGGTACGAGCTGACGGCGCAGGCCGAGCAACCCTTCGACAAGCTGTCCGGCGGGCAGCAGGCCCGCTTCCAGATCCTGCTGCTGGAGCTGGCGGGCACGACGGCGCTGCTGCTGGACGAGCCGACCGACAACCTGGACCTGGAGAGCGCGGAGGCCCTGCAGGAAGGGCTGGAACGCTACGAGGGAACGGTGCTGGCCGTCACGCACGACCGCTGGTTCGCCCGCTCCTTCGACCGCTTCCTGGTCTTCGGCTCCGACGGTCGCCTGCGGGAGGCGCCGGAGCCCGTCTGGGACGAGGGACGCGTCGCGCGGGTGCGGTAG
- a CDS encoding MalY/PatB family protein: protein MTDTEAIRTDPLVQCSLTELRRRTSTKWRTHPADVLPLWVAEMDVPLAEPIAQALREAVDLGDTGYAEGPGPYAAALDGFAAKRWGWRVPADRIRLVPDVMQGAAELLRLVTRPGDAVVLSPPVYTPFFQTVARLGRRLVEAPLGADGRLDLDVLDAAFRTAVTGGGRAAYLLSSPHNPTGTVHTADELAAVARLAETHGVRVIADEIHAPLVPAGATFTPYLTVPGAERGYALFSASKAWNLAGLKAAVAVAGEAAADDLARMPAEVQNGASHFGVLAHVAALRDGGAWLDSLLDGLAANRTLLADLLAERLPDVRWREPEGTFLAWLDCAALGLGDDPAAAFLGRGRVAVVPGHVFGSSGAGHVRLNFGTTPEILSEAVTRLAATRS from the coding sequence GTGACGGACACCGAGGCGATACGGACCGACCCGCTGGTGCAGTGCTCCCTGACGGAGCTGCGCCGCCGCACGAGCACGAAGTGGCGCACCCATCCCGCGGACGTGCTGCCCCTGTGGGTGGCCGAGATGGACGTGCCGCTCGCCGAGCCGATCGCGCAGGCGTTGCGCGAGGCCGTGGACCTGGGCGACACCGGGTACGCGGAGGGACCAGGCCCCTATGCGGCGGCTCTGGACGGCTTCGCCGCGAAGCGCTGGGGATGGCGCGTGCCGGCCGACCGGATCCGGCTGGTGCCGGACGTGATGCAGGGCGCGGCCGAGCTGCTGCGGCTGGTCACCCGTCCGGGCGATGCGGTGGTCCTGAGTCCGCCGGTGTACACGCCGTTCTTCCAGACCGTGGCCCGGCTCGGGCGCCGGCTGGTCGAGGCCCCGCTGGGCGCGGACGGGCGGCTGGATCTCGACGTGCTGGATGCGGCGTTCCGCACGGCCGTCACGGGCGGGGGCCGCGCAGCGTACCTCCTGTCCAGCCCGCACAACCCGACCGGCACGGTGCACACGGCCGACGAGCTGGCCGCCGTGGCGCGGCTCGCCGAGACGCACGGAGTGCGGGTGATCGCGGACGAGATCCACGCCCCGCTGGTCCCGGCGGGCGCGACGTTCACCCCCTATCTGACCGTGCCGGGCGCGGAACGCGGCTACGCGCTGTTCTCGGCGTCCAAGGCGTGGAACCTGGCCGGTCTCAAAGCCGCCGTCGCTGTGGCCGGCGAGGCGGCGGCCGACGACCTGGCCCGGATGCCCGCCGAGGTGCAGAACGGCGCCTCGCACTTCGGCGTGCTCGCGCACGTGGCCGCGCTGCGGGACGGCGGAGCCTGGCTGGACTCCCTGCTCGACGGCCTGGCGGCGAACCGCACCCTGCTCGCGGACCTGCTGGCAGAGCGACTGCCGGACGTGCGGTGGCGGGAGCCGGAAGGCACGTTCCTGGCCTGGCTGGACTGCGCGGCACTGGGTCTCGGCGACGACCCGGCCGCGGCGTTCCTGGGACGGGGCCGGGTCGCCGTGGTGCCGGGCCACGTCTTCGGCTCCTCGGGCGCCGGACACGTCCGCCTCAACTTCGGGACGACCCCGGAGATCCTCTCCGAGGCCGTCACCCGCCTGGCCGCCACCCGGAGCTGA
- the egtA gene encoding ergothioneine biosynthesis glutamate--cysteine ligase EgtA, whose product MARAHPVPSGGPLTEYEAAAHIRGICFKTGPPRRLGVELEWLVHDLHAPPPGRTGSRRPHPRAATTPTRPPLDRPPLGRQGDRPPLDRTALDPARFEAAYAALRATPLRSALTVEPGGQIELSSLPAGSLTSCLRSLHTDLAAVRARLGEHGLALVGHGLDPYRPSRRLLDLPRYRAMEAYFDRSGPAGRAMMCSSASVQVCVDAGTEEPGPLGYARRWLLAHLLGAVLVAAFANSPLHRGRRTGWRSTRQAVWAAIDNGRTLAPAPGRDPRAAWTAYALDAPVLCVRAAEPDEPWELPPDCGYSFRAWLRGAGPRPPTVEDLDYHLTTLFPPVRPRGHLELRMIDAQPGDDGWIVPTAVATALFDDPAAAESVYRTLKPLGDMAGPSPAPRNPLWRRAARYGLTDPELHAAARACFAAGREALPRLGAGPEVLAAVDRFRERYVERGRCPADDVLDAWRPRPPTAQRTPRPAVLADPADPAGTTTDVPRESRP is encoded by the coding sequence GTGGCCCGTGCGCATCCCGTCCCGAGCGGAGGCCCGCTCACCGAGTACGAGGCCGCGGCCCACATCCGGGGCATCTGCTTCAAGACCGGCCCGCCCCGCCGTCTCGGCGTGGAGCTCGAATGGCTGGTGCACGACCTGCACGCCCCTCCGCCGGGGCGCACCGGCTCCCGACGCCCGCACCCGCGCGCCGCCACGACCCCCACCCGCCCACCGCTCGACCGCCCGCCCCTCGGCCGGCAGGGCGACCGCCCACCGCTCGACCGCACCGCCCTCGACCCGGCCCGGTTCGAGGCCGCCTACGCCGCTCTCCGCGCCACGCCGCTGCGCTCCGCGCTCACCGTCGAGCCCGGCGGCCAGATCGAGCTCAGCTCGCTGCCCGCGGGCTCCCTCACCTCCTGCCTCCGGTCCCTCCACACGGACCTGGCCGCCGTACGCGCGCGGCTGGGCGAGCACGGCCTCGCCCTCGTCGGTCACGGACTCGATCCGTACCGTCCGTCCCGGCGCCTGCTGGACCTACCGCGCTACCGCGCGATGGAGGCGTACTTCGACCGCTCCGGACCGGCCGGGCGGGCCATGATGTGCAGTTCGGCGTCCGTGCAGGTGTGCGTGGACGCGGGCACGGAGGAGCCCGGACCGCTCGGCTACGCCCGCCGCTGGCTGCTGGCGCACCTGCTGGGCGCCGTTCTGGTCGCCGCGTTCGCCAACTCTCCGCTGCACCGGGGGCGGCGCACCGGCTGGCGGTCGACCCGGCAGGCCGTGTGGGCGGCGATCGACAACGGCCGCACCCTCGCCCCCGCGCCCGGCCGCGACCCGCGCGCCGCCTGGACCGCCTACGCGCTGGACGCCCCCGTGCTGTGCGTCCGGGCGGCGGAACCGGACGAACCGTGGGAGCTCCCGCCGGACTGCGGCTACTCGTTCCGCGCCTGGCTGCGCGGAGCCGGTCCGCGGCCGCCCACCGTGGAGGATCTCGACTACCACCTGACGACGCTGTTCCCTCCCGTGCGGCCGCGCGGGCACCTGGAACTGCGGATGATCGACGCCCAGCCCGGTGACGACGGCTGGATCGTGCCGACGGCGGTGGCCACGGCGCTGTTCGACGATCCGGCCGCCGCCGAGAGCGTCTACCGCACGCTGAAGCCCCTGGGGGACATGGCGGGGCCGTCGCCCGCGCCGCGCAACCCGCTGTGGCGGCGCGCCGCGCGGTACGGGCTCACCGACCCGGAGCTGCACGCCGCCGCCCGCGCCTGCTTCGCCGCCGGCCGCGAGGCGCTGCCCCGCCTCGGCGCCGGGCCGGAGGTGCTGGCGGCCGTCGACCGGTTCCGCGAGCGGTACGTCGAGCGGGGCCGGTGCCCCGCCGACGACGTGCTGGACGCGTGGCGCCCGCGGCCCCCGACCGCCCAGCGCACCCCCCGCCCCGCCGTTCTCGCTGACCCCGCAGACCCCGCCGGCACCACCACGGACGTACCGAGGGAGAGCCGCCCATGA
- the egtB gene encoding ergothioneine biosynthesis protein EgtB codes for MTTAEDRTVPYDPEVLRARALETLLAARARTTGLTDCVDEHDLTAQHSPLMSPLVWDLAHIGNQEEQWLLRAVGGREAIRPDIDPLYDAFEHPRAARPSLPLLSPAEARSYVAEVRGRALDVLEASPLRGTGLLDGGFAFGMIAQHEQQHDETMLITHQLRRGPAALTAPQPPPAPGDAALLPPEVLVPGGPFVMGTDTEPWALDNERPAHRRNVPAFFLDTLPVTNAAYARFLEDGGYDDPRWWTEAGWEHVRRYGLYAPRFWSREGGQWLRDRFGVTEPVPPEEPVLHVCWYEADAYARWAGRRLPTESEWEKAARHDPATGRSRRYPWGDADPGPRHANLGQRHLRPAPAGAYPEGASPLGVRQLMGDVWEWTASDFLPYPGFRAFPYREYSEVFFGGDYKVLRGGSFAVDGVACRGTFRNWDHPVRRQIFSGFRTARDASPRADGEEVTA; via the coding sequence ATGACCACCGCCGAGGACCGGACGGTCCCGTACGACCCCGAGGTGCTGCGCGCCCGGGCCCTGGAGACGCTGCTCGCGGCCCGCGCCCGCACCACCGGACTGACCGACTGCGTCGACGAGCACGACCTGACGGCGCAGCACTCTCCCTTGATGTCCCCGCTGGTCTGGGACCTGGCGCACATTGGCAACCAGGAGGAGCAGTGGCTGCTCCGCGCCGTGGGCGGACGCGAGGCCATCCGGCCCGACATCGACCCGCTGTACGACGCCTTCGAGCATCCGCGCGCCGCCCGCCCCTCCCTGCCGCTGCTCTCCCCCGCCGAGGCACGCTCCTATGTCGCCGAGGTACGCGGCCGGGCGCTGGACGTGCTGGAGGCCAGCCCGCTGCGCGGCACCGGTCTGCTGGACGGCGGCTTCGCGTTCGGCATGATCGCCCAGCACGAGCAGCAGCACGACGAGACGATGCTGATCACCCACCAGCTGCGCCGCGGCCCGGCGGCGCTGACCGCTCCCCAGCCGCCCCCGGCACCGGGCGACGCGGCGCTCCTCCCGCCCGAGGTGCTCGTCCCGGGCGGGCCGTTCGTCATGGGCACGGACACCGAGCCCTGGGCCCTGGACAACGAACGCCCCGCCCACCGCAGGAACGTTCCGGCGTTCTTCCTGGACACCCTGCCGGTGACCAACGCCGCCTACGCCCGCTTCCTGGAGGACGGCGGCTACGACGACCCCCGCTGGTGGACGGAGGCCGGCTGGGAGCACGTACGGCGGTACGGTCTGTACGCGCCCCGGTTCTGGTCCCGGGAGGGCGGCCAGTGGCTGCGCGACCGGTTCGGCGTCACCGAACCCGTGCCGCCCGAGGAACCCGTGCTGCACGTGTGCTGGTACGAGGCCGACGCGTACGCCCGCTGGGCCGGGCGACGGCTGCCCACCGAGTCCGAGTGGGAGAAGGCCGCCCGCCACGACCCGGCGACCGGCCGGTCCCGCCGCTACCCGTGGGGCGACGCCGACCCCGGCCCGCGGCACGCCAACCTCGGGCAGCGGCACCTGCGTCCCGCACCCGCGGGCGCCTACCCCGAGGGCGCGTCCCCACTGGGCGTACGGCAGTTGATGGGCGACGTGTGGGAGTGGACGGCGTCGGACTTCCTTCCCTACCCGGGCTTCCGCGCGTTCCCGTACCGCGAGTACTCCGAGGTGTTCTTCGGCGGCGACTACAAGGTGCTGCGCGGCGGGTCGTTCGCCGTGGACGGCGTCGCCTGCCGGGGCACGTTCCGCAACTGGGACCACCCGGTGCGGCGGCAGATCTTCTCCGGCTTCCGCACCGCGCGCGACGCGAGCCCCCGTGCCGACGGCGAGGAGGTGACCGCCTGA
- the egtC gene encoding ergothioneine biosynthesis protein EgtC codes for MCRHLAYLGPPVALREVLLAPAHSLYRQSWAPRRQRYGTVNADGFGAGWYAPDDPVPARYRRSGPVWGDPSFQDLCRVVRSHAVLAAVRDTTEGCVADESAAAPYAAGSWLFSHNGALDGWPASVVGPAATLSTAELLALEARCDSALAWALVQHRLRSSGSSPGDALAGVTRELAAAAPASRLNFLLTDGRTIAGTAWGDELWYLHLGDRSLVVASEPYDDDPRWATVPDRHLLTGDPSAVHLTPLDEHAGDRPVHPSVHPQHARTEHARRAQRQEPAL; via the coding sequence ATGTGCCGTCACCTCGCCTACCTCGGGCCGCCGGTCGCACTGCGCGAGGTGCTGCTGGCCCCCGCCCACTCGCTGTACCGCCAGTCCTGGGCTCCGCGCCGGCAGCGGTACGGGACCGTCAACGCCGACGGTTTCGGCGCCGGCTGGTACGCGCCCGACGACCCGGTGCCCGCCCGCTACCGCCGCTCCGGGCCGGTGTGGGGCGACCCGTCGTTCCAGGACCTGTGCCGGGTGGTCCGCTCGCACGCCGTGCTGGCCGCGGTCCGCGACACCACCGAGGGCTGCGTCGCTGACGAGTCGGCCGCCGCCCCGTACGCCGCCGGGTCGTGGCTGTTCAGCCACAACGGCGCCCTGGACGGCTGGCCCGCCTCCGTCGTCGGCCCGGCCGCCACCCTCTCCACCGCCGAACTGCTCGCCCTGGAGGCACGCTGCGACTCCGCGCTCGCCTGGGCACTGGTCCAGCACCGGCTCCGGTCCTCCGGGAGCAGCCCGGGCGACGCCCTCGCAGGCGTCACGCGCGAACTCGCCGCGGCGGCCCCCGCCTCCCGGCTCAACTTCCTTCTCACCGACGGCCGCACCATTGCCGGCACCGCGTGGGGCGACGAGCTGTGGTACCTGCACCTCGGTGACCGCTCCCTCGTCGTGGCGTCCGAGCCGTACGACGACGACCCGCGCTGGGCGACCGTGCCCGACCGCCATCTGCTCACCGGCGACCCGTCCGCCGTCCACCTCACCCCACTCGACGAGCACGCCGGAGACCGCCCGGTTCACCCCTCCGTCCACCCGCAGCACGCCCGCACGGAGCACGCCCGCCGTGCCCAGCGACAGGAGCCCGCACTGTGA